A single region of the Carassius gibelio isolate Cgi1373 ecotype wild population from Czech Republic chromosome A14, carGib1.2-hapl.c, whole genome shotgun sequence genome encodes:
- the si:ch73-335m24.2 gene encoding protein eva-1 homolog C isoform X1 codes for MSPWSSCWSWCFLSVALALNTRETSSAPDFSDYLHRILKNHTAHACDGETLSIRCPTRTSVAVISAFYGRRVPSPYLCPHANPNITEENTDCISTAAIQKVMSECQDRRQCQIPVASPVFGQDPCPESRKYIIVSYKCKPEHHRSRTVCENERLKLACKNDTVLAIYSATFGHLEHDSLECPQEAKTKPDIECLSPSALRRVSRKCHGRTNCSVLADAQGFGDPCFPGTKKHLRVSFTCVPRYLLEDVGRGNIDPFLLSDYTHGGWYTGPGVSRPQNIFTNSLEIFSQIQGLPEAVALYFVSGICAGLFFLLCLFGLKSTLIRDLKDLASELGDELKSSRRTNGGQIDDFDEDDAYLRSSFRHLARPYYTPDVFNPEMIMTVVMEDRKDEDKPEAANGDIWPHISSSPYAMHKIKTSSA; via the exons ATGTCTCCATGGAGCTCTTGTTGGTCCTGGTGTTTCCTCTCTGTCGCCCTAGCTCTCAACACACGGGAAACCTCGTCAGCTCCAGATTTCTCTG ATTACCTCCACAGGATCCTTAAGAACCACACTGCCCATGCGTGTGATGGAGAGACGCTGTCCATCAGATGCCCCACCAGAACATCTGTGGCTGTTATCTCAGCATTTTATGGACGCCGTGTTCCAAGTCCATATCTATGCCCACACGCAAACCCAAACATAACGGAGGAAAACACAGACTGTATATCAACCGCAGCCATTCAG AAAGTGATGTCTGAGTGCCAGGACCGACGACAGTGTCAGATTCCTGTGGCAAGTCCTGTGTTTGGTCAAGATCCCTGCCCTGAAAGCAGAAAATACATCATTGTCTCCTACAAGTGCAAGCCTG AGCATCATCGCTCAAGAACAGTGTGTGAGAATGAGCGGCTGAAGCTGGCCTGTAagaatgacacggttttggccaTCTATTCAGCCACGTTTGGCCACCTGGAGCATGACAGCCTTGAATGCCCTCAAGAGGCTAAAACAAAACCAGACATAG AGTGCTTGTCTCCATCAGCTTTAAGGAGAGTGTCAAGGAAGTGTCATGGCAGGACAAACTGCTCTGTGCTGGCTGATGCTCAGGGATTTGGAGACCCCTGTTTCCCTGGGACCAAAAAGCACTTGCGAGTCTCCTTCACTTGTG TACCACGGTATCTCCTGGAAGATGTTGGACGTGGAAACATAGATCCTTTCTTGCTCTCTGACTATACACATG GAGGGTGGTACACTGGCCCCGGTGTGTCCAGACCACAAAACATTTTCACCAACTCTCTGGAAATCTTTTCCCAAATCCAGG GTCTTCCGGAGGCAGTGGCTTTATACTTTGTTTCTGGTATCTGTGCCGGTCTGTTTTTCTTGCTGTGTTTGTTCGGTCTCAAGTCCACCCTGATTAGAGATCTGAAAGACCTGGCCTCTGAGCTAGGAGATGAGCTCAAGTCCTCCAGGAGGACAAATGGAGGACAAATAGATGATTTTGATGAAGATGATGCCTACTTGCGGTCTTCTTTTCGTCACCTCGCGCGCCCTTACTACACGCCAGACGTCTTCAACCCAGAGATGATAATGACAGTGGTGATGGAGGACAGGAAGGATGAGGACAAACCTGAGGCAGCCAATGGAGACATCTGGCCTCATATCAGCTCCAGCCCTTAtgctatgcacaaaatcaaaacCTCATCTGCTTAA
- the si:ch73-335m24.2 gene encoding protein eva-1 homolog C isoform X3: MSPWSSCWSWCFLSVALALNTRETSSAPDFSDYLHRILKNHTAHACDGETLSIRCPTRTSVAVISAFYGRRVPSPYLCPHANPNITEENTDCISTAAIQKVMSECQDRRQCQIPVASPVFGQDPCPESRKYIIVSYKCKPECLSPSALRRVSRKCHGRTNCSVLADAQGFGDPCFPGTKKHLRVSFTCVPRYLLEDVGRGNIDPFLLSDYTHGGWYTGPGVSRPQNIFTNSLEIFSQIQGLPEAVALYFVSGICAGLFFLLCLFGLKSTLIRDLKDLASELGDELKSSRRTNGGQIDDFDEDDAYLRSSFRHLARPYYTPDVFNPEMIMTVVMEDRKDEDKPEAANGDIWPHISSSPYAMHKIKTSSA; the protein is encoded by the exons ATGTCTCCATGGAGCTCTTGTTGGTCCTGGTGTTTCCTCTCTGTCGCCCTAGCTCTCAACACACGGGAAACCTCGTCAGCTCCAGATTTCTCTG ATTACCTCCACAGGATCCTTAAGAACCACACTGCCCATGCGTGTGATGGAGAGACGCTGTCCATCAGATGCCCCACCAGAACATCTGTGGCTGTTATCTCAGCATTTTATGGACGCCGTGTTCCAAGTCCATATCTATGCCCACACGCAAACCCAAACATAACGGAGGAAAACACAGACTGTATATCAACCGCAGCCATTCAG AAAGTGATGTCTGAGTGCCAGGACCGACGACAGTGTCAGATTCCTGTGGCAAGTCCTGTGTTTGGTCAAGATCCCTGCCCTGAAAGCAGAAAATACATCATTGTCTCCTACAAGTGCAAGCCTG AGTGCTTGTCTCCATCAGCTTTAAGGAGAGTGTCAAGGAAGTGTCATGGCAGGACAAACTGCTCTGTGCTGGCTGATGCTCAGGGATTTGGAGACCCCTGTTTCCCTGGGACCAAAAAGCACTTGCGAGTCTCCTTCACTTGTG TACCACGGTATCTCCTGGAAGATGTTGGACGTGGAAACATAGATCCTTTCTTGCTCTCTGACTATACACATG GAGGGTGGTACACTGGCCCCGGTGTGTCCAGACCACAAAACATTTTCACCAACTCTCTGGAAATCTTTTCCCAAATCCAGG GTCTTCCGGAGGCAGTGGCTTTATACTTTGTTTCTGGTATCTGTGCCGGTCTGTTTTTCTTGCTGTGTTTGTTCGGTCTCAAGTCCACCCTGATTAGAGATCTGAAAGACCTGGCCTCTGAGCTAGGAGATGAGCTCAAGTCCTCCAGGAGGACAAATGGAGGACAAATAGATGATTTTGATGAAGATGATGCCTACTTGCGGTCTTCTTTTCGTCACCTCGCGCGCCCTTACTACACGCCAGACGTCTTCAACCCAGAGATGATAATGACAGTGGTGATGGAGGACAGGAAGGATGAGGACAAACCTGAGGCAGCCAATGGAGACATCTGGCCTCATATCAGCTCCAGCCCTTAtgctatgcacaaaatcaaaacCTCATCTGCTTAA
- the si:ch73-335m24.2 gene encoding protein eva-1 homolog C isoform X2, which produces MSPWSSCWSWCFLSVALALNTRETSSAPDFSDYLHRILKNHTAHACDGETLSIRCPTRTSVAVISAFYGRRVPSPYLCPHANPNITEENTDCISTAAIQKVMSECQDRRQCQIPVASPVFGQDPCPESRKYIIVSYKCKPEHHRSRTVCENERLKLACKNDTVLAIYSATFGHLEHDSLECPQEAKTKPDIECLSPSALRRVSRKCHGRTNCSVLADAQGFGDPCFPGTKKHLRVSFTCVPRYLLEDVGRGNIDPFLLSDYTHGLPEAVALYFVSGICAGLFFLLCLFGLKSTLIRDLKDLASELGDELKSSRRTNGGQIDDFDEDDAYLRSSFRHLARPYYTPDVFNPEMIMTVVMEDRKDEDKPEAANGDIWPHISSSPYAMHKIKTSSA; this is translated from the exons ATGTCTCCATGGAGCTCTTGTTGGTCCTGGTGTTTCCTCTCTGTCGCCCTAGCTCTCAACACACGGGAAACCTCGTCAGCTCCAGATTTCTCTG ATTACCTCCACAGGATCCTTAAGAACCACACTGCCCATGCGTGTGATGGAGAGACGCTGTCCATCAGATGCCCCACCAGAACATCTGTGGCTGTTATCTCAGCATTTTATGGACGCCGTGTTCCAAGTCCATATCTATGCCCACACGCAAACCCAAACATAACGGAGGAAAACACAGACTGTATATCAACCGCAGCCATTCAG AAAGTGATGTCTGAGTGCCAGGACCGACGACAGTGTCAGATTCCTGTGGCAAGTCCTGTGTTTGGTCAAGATCCCTGCCCTGAAAGCAGAAAATACATCATTGTCTCCTACAAGTGCAAGCCTG AGCATCATCGCTCAAGAACAGTGTGTGAGAATGAGCGGCTGAAGCTGGCCTGTAagaatgacacggttttggccaTCTATTCAGCCACGTTTGGCCACCTGGAGCATGACAGCCTTGAATGCCCTCAAGAGGCTAAAACAAAACCAGACATAG AGTGCTTGTCTCCATCAGCTTTAAGGAGAGTGTCAAGGAAGTGTCATGGCAGGACAAACTGCTCTGTGCTGGCTGATGCTCAGGGATTTGGAGACCCCTGTTTCCCTGGGACCAAAAAGCACTTGCGAGTCTCCTTCACTTGTG TACCACGGTATCTCCTGGAAGATGTTGGACGTGGAAACATAGATCCTTTCTTGCTCTCTGACTATACACATG GTCTTCCGGAGGCAGTGGCTTTATACTTTGTTTCTGGTATCTGTGCCGGTCTGTTTTTCTTGCTGTGTTTGTTCGGTCTCAAGTCCACCCTGATTAGAGATCTGAAAGACCTGGCCTCTGAGCTAGGAGATGAGCTCAAGTCCTCCAGGAGGACAAATGGAGGACAAATAGATGATTTTGATGAAGATGATGCCTACTTGCGGTCTTCTTTTCGTCACCTCGCGCGCCCTTACTACACGCCAGACGTCTTCAACCCAGAGATGATAATGACAGTGGTGATGGAGGACAGGAAGGATGAGGACAAACCTGAGGCAGCCAATGGAGACATCTGGCCTCATATCAGCTCCAGCCCTTAtgctatgcacaaaatcaaaacCTCATCTGCTTAA